Part of the Nothobranchius furzeri strain GRZ-AD chromosome 2, NfurGRZ-RIMD1, whole genome shotgun sequence genome, tcaaatgttttcgaaaagtaacttttataccaatcactgctgaagacagctttgtacctctggaacaaggacatcaaacaccaagtccagaaactggaactctccctTCATTATTAGTTCATttattcctgagcatgaaccaatccgctctgtcagctcgtcaacctataaaacacgttaacataaaaatgaacaaaacattcctctcagcattagacatttatttacgatatatatataaatatacacacacacatatatatacgtatacacatatatacacatatatacgtatatacatatacatatacatatatatatatatatatatatacgtatatacatatacatatatatatatatatatatatatatatatatatatattttttttatacatatacatacatacatacaaaaatGTTGtcttatgctgagaggaatgttttgtttgttgataaatgaataaataaataaataatggacccaggtggcccactggcCATGCATCgagataaataaatgtgatgcagcttattgtaagtcagtatacatttacctgtgcatcagcaaagtggaacatcagaggctttagtctttgctttaatttaagcgagacaccgGGATTGTGCCACAGGTACATGCGCCCAGACTTCACTctaccgctgcagagatccttatacaacatctgagtagagacaagagttaaaaataagcaacattaccacagaaaagAAGGGActgcattatcctatgtccaattttagaatcttaatttattataactaaacattaccttgatttcaccatctgaaatcactgcctgggttccactttttaaagcctcgattgtcctgtaagTTAGATAAAtatacatcttattagcaaatgaagaatacaagcacatgtaagtaGTTTTGTCAGGGTCAgttgaagaagtccgatattcattttagatctatatttaaggcctctaactcctgaatgattcgcagctaaatgtgcttaaatccggCAATATTTACATAAACCatacccgatcaaagcagtcagtcgatAAAACATCTATTTTTTGATAAGGTTATGATTATTCTGAAATAGAATCAGAAGGAGGGAGGCAATAATTACAGAAtcggctactatttcaaagttattgtacctgttgcaggacacctgatttgtgcaaccacagttgAATGACCCAGCTCTGACAAATGGCTTTCCAGCACACTCTGTATGCAGCCAGCCTTTACAAATATTGCACTGTACCCATTCTACCAGCTTCTCTTCTGGATACAATAGTCTGTAGGTGACAATGCAATACAGATTTGGAAAACACAAATTTAACACTACAATTTATCTTTTGTAATATTTTTCCAAGAAGAACTGTGAAATGTGCTATATTACCCACCGCTGTCCTGTATTTTCAGATATCTGATAGACACAGGCAAGTATGGAATTTGCCATACACTGTCGTGGTGTTGTGTCTGATGGCTCCatcttagaattttttttttttgatatttaaaaacaaaatagtTAAGACATTCTGTAGCAACGAATGATGTAgcaatacatttttatttttcaaattatGATAATCCTTTGGAAACAAACCTCAGCAGGCTCTTCAGCCTTTCGCTTCTTTAATTTGAAGACTGGGACATGGTGGCCAGCAAGGAATACTTTGCACTCTTCAGTCCAATGGGCAAACACTTTCCTGTAACTACAGCATGCACATAATCTATGTTAAATAACATGAATTAAAAATGCTTTCTTTGTTATTTAAATCCTACATACCTGTCAAGACTGTAGTTCTCCAGCAACAGCAAACACCACCACTTCCGCAACAAAGGCATGTCAAGCTGCAAGATTATTTTTGTAAGTTACACTCAAATTGTACATTCTGCTACCTACAtggtttatggtaaatggcctgtatttggatagtgccttcttagggtactACAATCTCCCAAGGtgtttcacaacacaatcagtcattcacccattcacacacacacacacacacacacacacacacacacacacacacacacacacattcacacgctgttggtgatgagctatgatgtagccacagctgccctggggcgcactgacggaggcgaggctgccgagcacaggcgccaccggtccctccgaccaccaccagcaggaaaggcggtttaaatgtcttgcccaaggacacaacagtagaattctctggttggagccatgatcgaacctgcaaccttctgattaacggataacccgctctacctcatgagctactgctgctggtttattaaaaaaaactattttaaccATCAGACAGACACTTACTGTTGAGTAGTCAAATGGTGCATCAAAGGCAATGTACAGGACAGCCTACAAAAATAAATAcagtatttttacaatttttgaaaTTGTCGGTATTCCAAGATGCTCATTGGAATTGATAAATCTTACCatcaacatacaggtgctggccagtaaattagaatatcatcaaaaggttgaaaatatttcagtaattccattcaaaacgtgaaacttgtacattatattcatgcaatgcacacagacca contains:
- the LOC139066175 gene encoding uncharacterized protein, whose amino-acid sequence is MPLLRKWWCLLLLENYSLDSYRKVFAHWTEECKVFLAGHHVPVFKLKKRKAEEPAEMEPSDTTPRQCMANSILACVYQISENTGQRLLYPEEKLVEWVQCNICKGWLHTECAGKPFVRAGSFNCGCTNQVSCNRTIEALKSGTQAVISDGEIKMLYKDLCSGRVKSGRMYLWHNPGVSLKLKQRLKPLMFHFADAQVDELTERIGSCSGINELIMKGEFQFLDLVFDVLVPEVTIKVLEKLEGMNRYAAEKAMLQRIHLYTK